One Paenibacillus riograndensis SBR5 DNA segment encodes these proteins:
- a CDS encoding ArsR/SmtB family transcription factor yields MQANPAVAQVASLITEPSRASILTALMGGGLHPASALASAAGIKPQTASFHLGKMAEGGILTVHTQGRHRYYGISSPEIAQVIELLLSISPPVKVSSLRHSVQDQAMRHARTCYDHLAGKFGVQLTEALRLEGIIAEEANGFSVTAQGEHALKRLGIDLDQVKKCRRAFAPKCLDWSERRHHLAGALGAAILQLLLDRQWVNRLPQTRAVVITADGQKGLAAAFPLTFSVPV; encoded by the coding sequence AATCCAGCCGTTGCCCAAGTGGCATCCCTGATCACAGAACCGTCCCGGGCAAGCATTCTGACCGCTTTGATGGGCGGCGGTCTCCACCCGGCCTCAGCGCTGGCTTCTGCCGCCGGGATCAAACCCCAAACCGCCAGCTTCCATCTCGGCAAGATGGCGGAAGGCGGCATACTTACCGTTCATACCCAGGGCAGACACCGTTATTATGGCATCTCCAGTCCGGAAATCGCCCAGGTGATAGAACTGCTGCTGTCGATCTCGCCCCCGGTGAAGGTCAGCTCACTCCGCCACTCCGTACAGGATCAGGCCATGCGTCATGCCAGAACCTGCTACGACCATCTGGCGGGAAAATTCGGGGTGCAGTTAACGGAGGCTTTGCGGCTTGAGGGGATTATTGCTGAGGAAGCGAACGGCTTCTCCGTTACAGCCCAGGGAGAGCACGCCTTGAAGAGGCTGGGAATAGATCTGGACCAGGTAAAAAAATGCCGGCGCGCTTTTGCCCCCAAATGCCTGGACTGGAGCGAAAGACGTCATCATCTTGCGGGGGCACTGGGCGCTGCTATCCTTCAACTTTTGCTGGACCGCCAGTGGGTGAACCGGCTCCCGCAGACGAGAGCGGTTGTTATAACCGCAGACGGCCAAAAAGGACTGGCAGCTGCATTTCCGCTGACCTTTTCAGTTCCTGTGTGA
- a CDS encoding TIR domain-containing protein, with product MTRPKLFIGSSRESIRYARAIHEQLKREAQVNPWYANAFRANEYTMEALERHLDESDFAVFVFSPDDVARIRGKYYYVTRDNTQFEMGLFWARLRRSRVFCLLPDQVPVRKDLIPGENIEEYHLLSDLSGLTPLEYEWQHENPVAAVDVSCGKIIDSIQALGSFRDPQQELEQLKLELRRKESILHFFWQYNSNVTSPEDRENYQALSEAVRNSFLPPKHCRVIGAAMWQARGQEALVQVGGNVGRGHSYPFSPNEEKGSRPGVLEAFLTKEWTFFQRTEVAEVYILCYPLGERHVLSVHFSGSDGLSAEDLTEVVAYNRDLFRTVNHLVGGD from the coding sequence GTGACCAGACCGAAATTATTCATTGGATCTTCAAGAGAATCTATCCGTTACGCGCGGGCCATCCACGAGCAGCTGAAGCGGGAGGCCCAGGTGAATCCGTGGTATGCCAATGCCTTCCGGGCAAACGAATACACCATGGAAGCGCTCGAACGTCATCTGGATGAGAGTGATTTTGCCGTATTTGTATTCTCGCCGGATGATGTAGCGAGGATCCGCGGCAAATATTATTATGTGACCCGTGACAATACACAGTTTGAAATGGGGCTGTTCTGGGCGAGGCTGCGGCGGAGCCGCGTCTTCTGCCTGCTGCCGGACCAGGTTCCGGTCCGCAAGGATCTGATTCCCGGCGAGAATATTGAGGAATATCATCTGCTCTCGGATTTGTCAGGACTTACGCCTCTGGAATACGAATGGCAGCATGAGAACCCCGTGGCTGCTGTGGATGTCAGCTGCGGCAAGATCATCGACAGCATTCAGGCGCTCGGCAGCTTCCGCGATCCCCAGCAGGAGCTGGAGCAGCTGAAGCTTGAGCTTAGGCGAAAAGAAAGTATCCTTCACTTCTTCTGGCAATATAATAGTAATGTGACTTCTCCGGAGGACCGTGAAAATTACCAGGCGCTCAGCGAAGCGGTCCGCAATTCGTTCCTGCCTCCCAAGCACTGCCGGGTGATCGGTGCTGCCATGTGGCAGGCCCGCGGGCAGGAAGCTCTGGTGCAGGTCGGCGGAAATGTGGGACGCGGGCATTCCTATCCATTTTCACCGAACGAAGAAAAGGGCTCCCGTCCAGGTGTGCTAGAGGCTTTTCTGACCAAGGAATGGACCTTTTTTCAGCGTACAGAAGTTGCTGAGGTCTATATCCTATGCTATCCTTTAGGTGAGAGGCATGTCCTTTCTGTGCATTTTTCCGGAAGCGACGGATTATCTGCGGAGGATCTGACCGAGGTCGTGGCGTACAACCGGGATTTGTTCCGTACCGTCAATCATTTAGTGGGAGGGGACTGA
- a CDS encoding N-acetylmuramoyl-L-alanine amidase — protein MKKTLSTAMLAVTLLLSNPGHPESAHAAGAYTAKVYASSLNVRSEPAASASVTGTLKSGALVTVTDEQHGWLKVRAGSVSGWVAGYYLKRTGGTAGPASGNAAGAASVKTSSRSSGSAGGTVQVTASSLRIRGGPGTGYKVLGSLKEGDSVTVLLRQGDWARIRTTGGEVGWVAGQYIARGASSTGNTGNTGSTGSTWNSGSSNRSGSIRGKLIVIDPGHGGSDPGMLGTSYDTMEKDLTLQTAFYVRDYLRAKGARVELTRTRGNQKPSLSRRVQIGQQLRADAFVSIHYNSSPKKVSGTLTFFYSENNDLRLARSIENRLRQGIGLKSNGLSFGDYHILRENSLPATLVELGFLSNRSDESIVRTASYQKKAAKAIADGLADYFD, from the coding sequence ATGAAAAAAACCTTATCCACTGCCATGCTGGCAGTCACTTTATTACTGTCCAACCCTGGACATCCTGAATCAGCCCATGCAGCCGGAGCCTACACGGCAAAGGTCTACGCCTCTTCGCTGAATGTGCGCAGTGAACCGGCCGCAAGCGCGTCTGTGACCGGAACGCTGAAAAGCGGAGCGCTGGTAACTGTAACGGACGAGCAGCACGGCTGGCTTAAGGTGCGGGCGGGTTCGGTCTCCGGCTGGGTTGCCGGGTACTATCTTAAGCGAACCGGCGGAACAGCTGGTCCAGCGTCCGGGAACGCAGCCGGGGCCGCTTCCGTGAAGACCTCAAGCCGCTCCTCCGGCAGTGCCGGCGGAACCGTACAGGTCACCGCTTCATCGCTGCGGATCAGGGGAGGCCCGGGAACGGGTTATAAAGTGCTGGGCTCCTTAAAAGAAGGGGATTCCGTCACAGTTCTGCTGCGTCAGGGAGATTGGGCGCGGATCCGCACCACGGGCGGAGAGGTCGGCTGGGTAGCAGGGCAGTATATTGCCAGAGGAGCCTCAAGCACAGGGAATACAGGAAACACGGGGAGCACAGGGAGCACCTGGAACAGCGGGAGCAGCAATCGCTCCGGAAGCATCCGCGGCAAGCTGATTGTCATTGATCCCGGACATGGGGGCAGTGACCCGGGAATGCTGGGCACAAGCTACGACACAATGGAGAAGGATTTGACACTGCAGACGGCTTTTTATGTGCGCGATTATCTGCGGGCAAAAGGGGCAAGGGTGGAGCTGACCCGCACGCGGGGGAACCAGAAGCCCTCCCTGTCACGGCGGGTGCAGATCGGGCAGCAGCTCCGGGCGGATGCTTTTGTCAGCATTCATTACAATTCTTCCCCGAAGAAGGTGTCGGGGACACTCACCTTTTTTTATTCGGAAAATAATGATCTGCGGCTGGCCCGCTCCATCGAGAACCGGCTCCGGCAGGGCATTGGTCTGAAGTCCAACGGCTTGTCTTTCGGGGACTATCACATTCTGCGGGAAAACAGCCTCCCGGCGACGCTGGTGGAGCTGGGATTTCTGAGCAACCGTTCTGACGAATCCATCGTCCGCACAGCGTCATATCAGAAAAAAGCAGCCAAGGCCATCGCCGACGGGCTGGCGGATTATTTTGACTAA
- a CDS encoding HD-GYP domain-containing protein: MERYLGKKIKNDLINSYGVTVIPANSILNAEHLELIRKQKINILDIIFAGEEGQAPSCKELAYDVVNKSKDLFESFRISRKVPLADIRKEVVPAIQEISRHSDIFALFDAIQGKDDYTYQHNIGVGVLSTLIGRWLNMSESDLSVLSLAATLHDIGKLKIPSEILNKPGKLTPDEYELVKKHTILGYEMLKETTGANSHITLTALQHHERNDGRGYPLGLKEEQIDAYAKIVAVADIFHAMSSRRPYHEPVPFHIIVDQMRRGSFGALDPHIVSVFLENIVKRTVGREVILTDGRVGEIVYLNPHDIETPLVKVDDEYIDLSKLNTIKIKEISIE; the protein is encoded by the coding sequence ATGGAAAGGTATTTAGGCAAAAAAATAAAAAATGACTTGATCAATTCCTACGGGGTAACGGTAATTCCCGCGAACAGCATTCTGAATGCTGAACATTTGGAGCTGATCCGCAAGCAAAAAATCAATATTCTCGACATCATCTTTGCGGGTGAAGAGGGACAAGCACCTTCCTGCAAGGAGCTGGCTTACGACGTGGTGAATAAATCGAAGGATTTATTTGAGTCCTTCCGGATCTCCCGCAAGGTTCCGCTCGCGGATATCCGGAAGGAAGTTGTGCCTGCGATTCAGGAAATATCCCGTCATTCCGATATATTTGCGTTATTTGATGCGATTCAGGGCAAGGACGACTATACATACCAGCACAACATCGGAGTAGGTGTATTGTCGACACTGATCGGCAGATGGTTGAATATGAGCGAATCGGATCTGTCGGTGCTGTCCCTGGCCGCAACCCTGCATGATATCGGCAAGCTGAAAATCCCTTCCGAGATTTTGAACAAACCGGGCAAGCTAACCCCGGATGAATATGAGTTAGTTAAGAAGCATACGATTCTGGGCTACGAAATGCTCAAGGAAACCACGGGAGCGAACTCCCATATCACGCTGACGGCGCTGCAGCACCATGAACGGAATGACGGCAGGGGGTATCCGCTGGGGCTGAAGGAAGAACAGATCGATGCCTACGCCAAAATCGTCGCCGTCGCCGATATCTTTCATGCGATGTCCTCCAGACGTCCCTATCATGAGCCTGTGCCCTTCCATATCATCGTTGACCAGATGAGAAGAGGCAGCTTTGGTGCGCTGGACCCGCATATTGTCTCGGTATTCCTGGAGAATATTGTGAAGCGGACGGTTGGCCGCGAGGTTATTCTGACCGATGGGCGGGTCGGTGAAATCGTCTACTTGAATCCCCACGATATTGAGACCCCTTTAGTTAAAGTCGATGATGAATATATTGACCTCAGCAAGCTGAATACGATTAAGATCAAGGAGATCAGTATCGAGTAG
- a CDS encoding response regulator gives MKVLIVDDEKHVREAIRYFVPWEKYHITDIYEASNGQEAMRIMQEQQPAIVFTDMRMPLMDGAELLEWLHSHYPHTKTIVISGYQDFNYVKPAIVYGGTDYLLKPLNSKQLIAAAEHAFKLWLEEEQERHQAHRQNMQLNVLRPLYWDKMLSDLVAGQASFQEVRNSLCEELGMPLFVAECRVALISLQGADCRLLHRFQGDVGLTSFVLANVCNEVLAPKQNGFAFRSWQGGADIVLLLWSAVAEAEEEMHRINESIRQTYGVQMDIGLSLPVAFPEGLQRAFRQARQSLGERNLLQREGRIHLFQEQSGTGSSEKNYAYETQLDKLRIAVLSGDLDKMERVVDEWSDQLAGLPLLTESQFQQLQAEISEVLRRLRPDGEISFELCYDSEGLFSVENWRSQLKTLLQRLTEGNAQTPDSWLVEEIRQYLQQNYARDMTLQHIAERFFISRENVSRKFKQITGENLSDYLTGLRVDKAKTLLQNTNLRLSQISELVGYEDEKYFSRVFKKSTGQSPREYRKQGESP, from the coding sequence ATGAAGGTGCTGATCGTAGATGATGAGAAGCATGTGCGGGAGGCCATCCGCTATTTTGTTCCGTGGGAGAAGTATCATATTACAGATATTTATGAGGCGTCGAACGGGCAGGAAGCGATGCGGATCATGCAGGAACAGCAGCCTGCGATTGTCTTTACGGATATGCGGATGCCGCTCATGGATGGAGCAGAGCTGCTGGAGTGGCTGCACAGCCATTATCCGCATACCAAAACTATCGTAATCAGCGGCTATCAGGACTTCAACTATGTGAAGCCGGCGATTGTCTACGGCGGAACGGATTATTTGCTGAAGCCGCTGAACAGCAAGCAGCTGATCGCCGCCGCTGAACATGCCTTCAAGCTGTGGTTGGAGGAAGAACAGGAGCGGCACCAGGCGCACCGCCAGAATATGCAGCTGAATGTGCTGCGGCCGCTCTACTGGGATAAGATGCTATCGGATCTGGTGGCGGGGCAGGCTTCTTTTCAGGAAGTAAGAAATTCACTGTGTGAAGAATTGGGTATGCCGTTATTCGTGGCTGAATGCCGGGTTGCGCTCATCTCGCTCCAGGGGGCAGACTGCCGGCTGCTGCACAGATTTCAGGGCGATGTGGGGCTGACCTCATTCGTGCTTGCGAATGTCTGCAACGAGGTGCTGGCCCCCAAGCAGAACGGCTTCGCCTTCCGCAGCTGGCAGGGCGGAGCGGATATTGTTCTTCTGCTGTGGAGTGCTGTTGCTGAGGCGGAAGAAGAGATGCACCGTATTAACGAGTCCATTAGACAGACTTACGGCGTGCAGATGGATATCGGCCTCAGCCTTCCGGTTGCTTTTCCGGAAGGGCTGCAAAGGGCTTTCCGCCAGGCGCGGCAGAGTCTGGGCGAGCGGAATCTGCTGCAGCGGGAAGGACGGATTCATCTGTTCCAGGAGCAGTCTGGAACAGGTAGTTCTGAAAAGAACTACGCATATGAAACGCAGTTGGACAAGCTAAGAATCGCTGTCCTCTCCGGTGATCTGGACAAAATGGAACGTGTCGTGGATGAGTGGTCAGATCAGCTGGCGGGTCTGCCGCTGCTTACGGAGAGCCAGTTCCAGCAGCTTCAGGCGGAGATCTCGGAAGTCCTCCGCCGCTTGCGGCCGGACGGGGAGATTTCGTTTGAGCTTTGCTATGACAGCGAAGGGCTTTTTTCTGTGGAGAACTGGCGGAGCCAGCTCAAGACATTGCTCCAGCGCCTGACGGAGGGAAATGCCCAGACGCCGGACAGCTGGCTTGTCGAGGAGATCCGGCAGTATCTCCAGCAGAACTATGCCCGGGATATGACATTGCAGCATATTGCGGAACGCTTTTTTATCAGCAGGGAGAATGTCTCGCGGAAGTTCAAGCAGATTACAGGGGAGAATCTGTCCGATTATTTGACCGGCCTCCGGGTAGACAAAGCCAAAACACTGCTGCAGAATACGAATCTGCGGCTGTCGCAAATCTCGGAGCTGGTCGGCTATGAGGATGAGAAATATTTCAGCCGTGTATTTAAGAAGTCTACCGGGCAATCGCCCAGGGAATACCGCAAGCAGGGAGAGAGTCCATAA
- a CDS encoding sensor histidine kinase — protein MFKNSIRTRLMALVLLASVIPSAISVTFSYLYTKESVTEQSVKQNTKLLTLGEANLSSYFSGMNQRAMSLYSGINVPSSFYTVLLTSKSKQDATPGSAVPDNRAVISTQLSNLFLSDRNTFQIHLYVRAAQQSNLLRGGYFRQEANSRYALGEHLDGTYRPYIEVTHIEHQYGIRSGFPNLKPGIEPVFTAHFPIYKTPSSDVLADLSIDYRLAELEGIVKSMYNSDTERLYVLNDQGQALFASDPDWIGKPVKAGWSQLPGNSSSGHFTWKRDGFKGIVMYRHIEDPLFKGSIIKLVPYEDLYEDARVITRFNTGIGILFLLVGGISAVLISIGFTRPIKKLISFTQKVQIGQLDARMDVEREDEFGLLTRKITGMTRTINDLILNEYKLELANKTNQLKALQAQVNPHFLYNALQSIASLSLRYNAPKVYDLIYSLGSMMRYSMNTERTQVPLRDEIEHVQNYVILQTERFGEENLRLDVDAEEEALDVVVPKMILQPIVENIFKHGFADGIQGGVISIRCALDGQGRLMLAVKDNGKGIAPERLEAILAGLAESGRTEREEIGLYNVLARLRLQMSSGAQLLLSGNEDSGVTVTLLIPLDSI, from the coding sequence ATGTTCAAAAACAGCATACGGACCCGGCTGATGGCGCTTGTGCTGCTGGCCTCTGTGATTCCATCAGCGATTTCAGTTACGTTCTCTTATCTCTATACCAAGGAATCGGTCACGGAGCAGTCCGTGAAGCAGAATACGAAGCTGCTGACGCTCGGGGAGGCCAACCTGAGCAGCTACTTCAGCGGTATGAATCAGCGGGCGATGTCGCTGTACAGCGGAATCAATGTGCCCAGCTCTTTTTATACCGTTCTGCTCACCTCCAAAAGCAAGCAGGATGCTACGCCCGGCTCCGCAGTCCCGGATAACCGGGCTGTGATCTCCACCCAGCTTTCCAACCTGTTTCTCTCGGACCGGAATACTTTTCAGATTCATCTGTATGTGCGGGCAGCGCAGCAGTCCAATCTGCTGCGGGGCGGGTATTTCCGCCAGGAGGCTAACAGCCGCTATGCTTTGGGTGAGCACCTTGATGGGACGTACCGCCCCTACATCGAGGTCACCCATATAGAGCACCAGTATGGGATAAGGTCCGGTTTTCCTAATTTGAAGCCGGGGATTGAACCGGTATTTACAGCCCATTTTCCAATTTACAAGACCCCAAGCTCCGACGTTCTGGCCGACCTGTCGATTGACTATCGCCTTGCAGAGCTGGAGGGGATTGTCAAATCCATGTACAATTCCGATACGGAACGCCTGTATGTGTTAAATGATCAGGGGCAAGCGTTATTCGCATCTGATCCCGATTGGATCGGCAAGCCGGTTAAGGCGGGCTGGAGCCAGCTTCCCGGGAACAGCAGCAGCGGTCATTTTACCTGGAAAAGGGACGGTTTTAAGGGGATTGTCATGTACCGGCATATTGAGGACCCGTTGTTCAAAGGCAGCATTATCAAGCTTGTTCCCTATGAGGATCTGTACGAAGATGCCCGGGTTATCACCCGGTTCAATACAGGTATTGGTATATTGTTTCTGCTCGTGGGCGGAATCAGCGCAGTGCTTATCTCTATTGGCTTCACCAGACCGATCAAGAAGCTGATCTCCTTCACCCAGAAGGTGCAGATCGGACAGCTGGATGCGCGTATGGATGTGGAACGGGAGGATGAATTCGGCCTGCTGACGCGCAAGATTACGGGGATGACCCGGACGATCAACGATTTGATTCTCAATGAGTACAAGCTGGAACTGGCGAATAAAACCAACCAGCTGAAGGCGCTGCAGGCTCAGGTCAATCCGCATTTCCTGTATAATGCCCTGCAGTCCATCGCCAGCTTGTCTTTGCGGTACAATGCGCCCAAGGTGTATGATCTCATCTATTCCCTTGGCAGCATGATGCGTTATTCGATGAATACTGAACGCACGCAGGTCCCGCTCCGCGATGAAATCGAGCATGTGCAGAACTATGTCATCCTGCAGACGGAACGGTTCGGTGAAGAGAATCTGCGCCTGGATGTCGATGCGGAGGAGGAGGCGCTGGATGTGGTGGTGCCCAAAATGATTCTGCAGCCGATTGTGGAAAATATTTTCAAGCACGGCTTCGCGGACGGCATCCAGGGCGGGGTCATCTCCATCAGGTGTGCGCTGGATGGCCAAGGCCGGTTAATGCTTGCCGTCAAGGATAACGGCAAAGGAATTGCGCCGGAACGGCTGGAAGCCATCTTGGCCGGACTGGCAGAGAGCGGCAGAACGGAGCGTGAGGAGATCGGGCTGTACAATGTGCTTGCCCGGCTCCGCCTGCAGATGAGCAGCGGGGCGCAGCTGCTCCTGAGCGGAAATGAGGACAGCGGCGTAACCGTTACACTCCTTATTCCGCTGGATAGCATATAA
- a CDS encoding carbohydrate ABC transporter permease, which translates to MRKALRLQRGWGQQIIFLWPALLFFLTIVVTPFILGFYYSSTNWNGLDLDKAVWTGADNWKRIFTNDDKFWDSLFFTLRFTVVSVIAANVLALLLAFLLMTALKTKKVLRTIFFMPNVIGGILLGYIWQFIFTKGFATIGEMTGISFFQLPWLGTAGTGFWGLVIVFVWQTAGYMMVIYIAGLAGIPKDLIEAAKIDGARAPQLFKSVYVPLIMPSITICLFLTTSNAFKMFDLNLSLTKGGPGTSTQSLAYNIYAEALINNRYGLGTAKALLFFFAVSLITVTQVWLTKRKEVSA; encoded by the coding sequence ATGAGAAAAGCTCTGCGTCTGCAACGAGGCTGGGGACAGCAAATTATTTTCCTCTGGCCCGCCCTGCTCTTCTTCCTGACCATTGTGGTCACACCCTTCATTCTCGGCTTTTACTACTCCTCCACCAATTGGAACGGACTGGATTTGGACAAAGCGGTCTGGACCGGTGCGGACAACTGGAAACGGATTTTTACGAATGATGACAAGTTTTGGGACTCCCTCTTCTTTACTTTACGCTTCACGGTAGTATCCGTTATTGCAGCCAATGTCCTGGCACTGCTGCTTGCATTCCTGCTGATGACGGCGCTGAAGACCAAAAAGGTGCTGCGCACGATCTTCTTCATGCCCAATGTAATTGGCGGCATTCTGCTCGGTTACATCTGGCAGTTTATCTTCACCAAAGGTTTCGCTACCATCGGCGAGATGACCGGTATTTCCTTCTTCCAGCTGCCTTGGCTGGGTACAGCGGGCACCGGCTTCTGGGGCCTCGTGATCGTGTTCGTCTGGCAGACAGCCGGATATATGATGGTCATTTACATCGCCGGATTGGCCGGAATTCCGAAGGATCTGATTGAAGCGGCCAAGATCGACGGGGCACGCGCTCCGCAATTGTTCAAGAGTGTCTATGTCCCGCTAATCATGCCATCCATCACCATCTGCCTGTTCCTGACCACTTCCAATGCCTTCAAAATGTTCGATCTCAACCTGTCGCTGACCAAAGGCGGACCGGGAACCTCAACCCAGTCGCTTGCCTACAACATCTACGCGGAAGCACTGATCAACAACCGTTACGGCCTCGGGACCGCCAAAGCGCTGCTCTTCTTCTTCGCCGTCTCCCTGATCACCGTCACACAGGTCTGGCTCACCAAACGGAAAGAGGTGTCCGCATAA
- a CDS encoding carbohydrate ABC transporter permease, giving the protein MQTSRYRLNHFILEIFAILLAVVFLSPFYLVLSNSVKRLKEILIDAASFPQVFHWDNYSKVWDAINFPQAFWNSLQITVLSVIFIVMFSSMAAYQIVRKPSRFNSFVFLLLVSAMIIPFQSLMLQLVRVTSMLELRGELYGIVACYLGFGMPLSVFLFHGFIKSVPIELEEAARVDGSSPYGVFFKIVFPLLMPIIVTVIILNTLWIWNDYLLPVLVIGGNKDLTTLPVAVTKFFGQYTKKWDLALAGLVMAITPILLFFLSLQRYIVEGVTAGSIKG; this is encoded by the coding sequence ATGCAGACTAGCAGATATCGTCTGAACCATTTCATCCTTGAGATATTCGCCATTCTTCTGGCCGTGGTGTTCCTGTCTCCGTTCTACCTGGTGCTGAGCAACTCGGTTAAGAGGCTGAAGGAAATCCTGATTGATGCGGCATCGTTCCCGCAGGTGTTTCACTGGGATAATTACTCCAAAGTATGGGATGCGATCAATTTTCCCCAGGCGTTCTGGAACTCCCTGCAAATCACAGTGCTGAGCGTAATCTTCATCGTGATGTTCAGCTCCATGGCTGCCTACCAGATTGTCAGAAAGCCGTCACGCTTCAATTCCTTTGTGTTTCTGCTGCTTGTATCGGCGATGATCATTCCGTTCCAGTCTCTGATGCTGCAATTGGTCCGGGTGACCAGCATGCTGGAGCTGCGCGGTGAGCTGTACGGCATTGTGGCCTGCTATCTCGGCTTCGGAATGCCGCTGTCCGTGTTCCTGTTCCATGGCTTCATCAAAAGTGTGCCTATAGAGCTGGAGGAAGCTGCACGTGTTGACGGTTCAAGCCCCTATGGCGTTTTCTTCAAAATCGTCTTCCCGCTGCTCATGCCGATCATTGTTACCGTCATTATTCTGAACACCCTGTGGATCTGGAATGACTACCTGCTGCCGGTGCTTGTCATTGGAGGTAATAAGGACCTGACCACACTGCCGGTGGCTGTTACCAAGTTCTTCGGCCAGTACACCAAGAAGTGGGATCTTGCTCTCGCCGGACTGGTCATGGCGATTACGCCGATTCTCTTGTTCTTCCTGTCTCTGCAGCGTTATATTGTTGAAGGTGTCACCGCAGGCTCCATTAAGGGTTAG
- a CDS encoding ABC transporter substrate-binding protein: protein MKRKFAFVIATVCTLIIAGCGNGGNNNSANGGNAVNTGTETAAPETTKAPAKDVTIKMFQFKVEIAEQLNALAEEYEKETGVKVEVETHGGGEDYGALLKAELASGSEPEIFNNGGYTALVPYMDRATDLSNEPWVANLIPTAKTPATVDGKLYGMPMNVEGYGLIYNKDLFTKAGITEEPKTLSQLKDAAAKLKAAGITPFEATNEWWSMGMHLVNVGLAHQPDPKKFIDDLKAGTQTFKDNAVFKQWLDLVDVIFDNAQDNKMTTDYATQIADFASGKAAMMMQGNWTQGDIDKIDPDLNLGLLPLPISDEEGTILVGVPNNYIVNSKSAHPEEAKAFLNWLVSSETGKKYLTKEFKFIPAETNVETDAADIGQVAVAVQEQSDKALGWNWDMFPDGVTQGFGAAMQEYLGGQLNHDQLLEKLDKSVQDIVKQ, encoded by the coding sequence ATGAAAAGAAAGTTCGCATTTGTTATCGCAACCGTTTGCACACTTATTATCGCAGGTTGCGGCAATGGCGGCAATAATAATTCCGCAAACGGTGGAAACGCTGTCAACACAGGAACAGAGACGGCTGCACCCGAGACTACTAAAGCCCCGGCCAAGGATGTAACGATCAAAATGTTCCAGTTCAAGGTCGAAATTGCCGAGCAGTTAAATGCGCTGGCCGAAGAGTATGAGAAAGAAACCGGTGTGAAGGTTGAAGTGGAAACACATGGCGGCGGTGAAGACTACGGCGCGCTGCTCAAAGCAGAGCTTGCTTCCGGCTCTGAACCGGAGATCTTCAACAATGGCGGTTATACGGCCCTGGTTCCATATATGGACCGTGCCACCGATCTGTCGAACGAGCCCTGGGTGGCCAATCTGATTCCAACCGCCAAAACGCCGGCTACCGTCGATGGCAAGCTGTACGGGATGCCGATGAATGTTGAAGGCTACGGACTCATCTATAATAAGGACCTCTTCACCAAAGCAGGGATTACAGAAGAACCCAAAACACTTTCACAGCTCAAAGACGCGGCAGCCAAGCTGAAAGCCGCAGGCATCACGCCGTTTGAAGCGACCAATGAGTGGTGGTCCATGGGGATGCACCTGGTGAACGTAGGCCTGGCTCATCAGCCGGACCCGAAGAAATTCATCGATGATCTCAAAGCCGGTACCCAAACCTTTAAAGACAATGCGGTGTTCAAGCAATGGCTTGACCTGGTGGATGTGATCTTTGACAATGCACAGGATAATAAAATGACTACAGATTATGCTACACAGATTGCAGACTTCGCATCCGGCAAAGCGGCCATGATGATGCAGGGCAACTGGACGCAAGGGGATATCGACAAGATTGATCCGGACCTGAACCTCGGCCTGCTCCCGCTGCCGATCAGCGACGAAGAAGGAACCATTCTCGTAGGTGTGCCTAACAACTATATTGTGAACAGCAAATCGGCACATCCGGAAGAAGCCAAAGCATTCCTCAACTGGCTCGTGAGCTCGGAAACCGGCAAGAAATATCTGACTAAGGAATTCAAATTCATCCCCGCTGAAACCAACGTTGAAACGGATGCAGCGGATATCGGCCAGGTCGCCGTTGCAGTGCAGGAGCAATCCGATAAAGCCCTCGGCTGGAACTGGGATATGTTCCCAGACGGGGTGACTCAAGGTTTCGGTGCAGCTATGCAGGAATACCTGGGCGGCCAGCTGAATCACGATCAGCTCCTGGAGAAGCTCGACAAATCCGTACAGGATATCGTGAAGCAGTAA